The following nucleotide sequence is from Tolumonas lignilytica.
CTATTTTCTTTGAAAGTCACACCGACAATCTGTTCCCGTTCTTCTTTGCTCAATTGATCAAAAAACGTATTAAAGCCATCGAGATAATCGCCTTTGCTTAACACCAGATAGACAGGAATATCGGAAGATAATGCCGCTTGGATTTGCTGGATCCGTCCCCGTACCGTGCGAGCATACTGTTCCAAAGCCCCTTCATGCTGACGTAACAGTTGCCCGACATCCAGCGTAAACACAATCCCATTCAGCGGACGACGACGGCGTTTTTGGCAGAGCATTTGCAAAAATTGTGGCCAAACAGTCGCCGCTACGGAGTGTTCCTCCTGCAACATGTAGCGACCGCTCGCGTCAATCATTACCGCCTGATTGGCAAAATACCAGTCACAATAACGGGTCTGACCGATATCTTTAGTTATCCGTTCATCTGCTTTATTCAGAGGAAAATCGACCCCCGAATTTTCCAACAATGCGGTTTTCCCACTATTCTGATCCCCCATTAGTAAATACCACGGAAGCTCATAACGCGAAGTACGTCGTTTCCCATAAAAACTGGCGTGTTTGATCACGTGAATCGCTTTATTCAACCGCTCTTTCAGAATGTGTAATTCATCATCAATCTGTTCGTCATTTTGCAATTCTGTTTTCAGTTGCTCAGCATTGAGCAAGCGGCGGCGGCGATGTTTTTGCAAGGGTTTTGCCACCAGCAAAGCCACCAGCCAGCCCGCCAACAGCAAGCTCATCACCAAGAACCGGATATTCAGTGCGGCCAGAAAAGTATGCCCGGCAACCGCGATCAATGGACCGACCTCAAAAACCAGCACACACCCCATTAATATCAGAAGCAGGGTCCAACACCAGGTCTGTTGTATGGTATGGATACATCTACGGAAAAAATTTTTCATTGTGCGTTATGTCCTTGTTGCTGGGCAGCATCTTGATACAGCTCGGTAACAACGTGCGTCTGTTGATCCAATACATAATCAAAACCCGCATACACCAATCCAAGACAGCACAACGCCATCACCAGAATCAGCCACACCGGAACATAGATTGGCAATTTCTGTTTGCCTGTACCGGTTGATTGCCAGTTAATCGCCAGGTCTTTGGGATGATCGCCACGAATCAGCCGGATCTGGCGATAGAGACTATTTCGGATGGCCTCCAGCTCTGCCAGCCCGCGTTGCAAAACCCGATATTTGCCTTCATACCCCAGGCTTAAACAGACATAAATCAGCTCTAATATATTGATATGTTTAGTCGGATTACGTGATAGCTTGTCGAGTAATTGAAACAGTTTCTCTCCGCCATTCGCCTCATTATGAAAAATAATCAGCAGGCTGTTTTTCGTCCAATCCAGATGCGAACTCCACGGCTTCGTGACCACCACTTCATCTAAGACCGTGCACAACACATAACGAGAAGCTATGATTTCCGTGTTATCACACCCCTGCGATAGCGCCATGAATTCAAACTCTTTGATCCGTTTAACCAGTTCTTCTTTTAATCCTGCTGGCGCGGCATAACTCTCGATGGATACCTCGGATATCGCCTGAAATAAGGGCGATGCTGCCATCAGGAGTGGGTTCACACCGACATGCAGTACCTTTTCTTCCCGCAACCGGGCCGCATGCAGCATGCGATCATCCAATTGCTGATAACGTGCTGTTTTATTGACAGTCATCTTGGGCAACGGAACAACAACATCCGCGTCATCATTTTCCTGATGGCCAAGAAATACGGTATGTTCTAAATTTACGCTTGCCATCTAGTTATTCCTTATTGCCCAGAGATGAAGTTGTAATCCGGGAAATTCACCGGCTACATGCAGCGCAAAACCACCGGAACTTTCCAGTTGGGCGCACATCATTGCATCGAGTTCCAATGAGAAATAAA
It contains:
- the icmH gene encoding type IVB secretion system protein IcmH/DotU gives rise to the protein MASVNLEHTVFLGHQENDDADVVVPLPKMTVNKTARYQQLDDRMLHAARLREEKVLHVGVNPLLMAASPLFQAISEVSIESYAAPAGLKEELVKRIKEFEFMALSQGCDNTEIIASRYVLCTVLDEVVVTKPWSSHLDWTKNSLLIIFHNEANGGEKLFQLLDKLSRNPTKHINILELIYVCLSLGYEGKYRVLQRGLAELEAIRNSLYRQIRLIRGDHPKDLAINWQSTGTGKQKLPIYVPVWLILVMALCCLGLVYAGFDYVLDQQTHVVTELYQDAAQQQGHNAQ